The DNA region GACAAGGATCTATAACTAATTTTTATAATAAGAAAATGCCTAATATTTTGCCAAAATATTTAAATCCTTTAAGAAAATACTTTAATGATTATATAAAACTTAGAGAATATTTTAAAATATATTGTGATATTGTTATTGCAAAACGAATACAAAATTTTAACAAAAGCATTAATGATGCATTTCTTAAAAAAAGTGTTAAAATTTATTGTATGCCGTATTTTGATATTAAAATTGATAAGGATCCTTTAAATTTAAATAAAGAAATTAAATTCTTTATTAAAAATTTATATTTTTATAAATTATATAGAAATATAAGAATGTATGTACGTCATCCTAAAAAAATTTTTAGGATAAAAGATGAGTAAAATCTCAATTATACTTCCAACTTATAATGTAGAAAAATATATAGCTAGAGCTTTACATACTTGTATAAATCAAACCTTTAAAGATATAGAAATTATTGTGGTTGATGATTGTGGAGAAGATAAAAGTATAGCTATAGCTAAAGAATATGCTAAACAAGATTCTAGGATTAAAATTATTCACAATCATGAAAATTTAAAACTTTTAAGAGCAAGATATGAAGGAGTAAAAGCAGCTAGTTCCCCTTATATTATGTTTTTAGATCCTGATGATTATTTAGAGCTTGATGCTTGTAAAATATGTTCTTTATATTTTGATAAAAATTTTGATTTTATATGGTTTAATCTTAAATTTGATAATAAATTACAAGAAAAACCATTAAAAGATCTTTTTTTAACTCATGAGGAATACATAAAATATGCGCTTGTTGGAAATATATCATATTTATGGAATATTTGTTCAAAATTAATTAGTAAGCGCACTTATGAACAAGCTTTAATATGTTAAAATCCTATTGTCATTGTAAGTTAAATATGGCAGAGGATGCATTAATGTATTATTTTATTGTTTTAAATTCTAAGCATATTATTACTAGTTCTAAGATAATTTATAATTATATGCGTAATGATACTAGTATTACACAAAGTAAAGATTTAAAATTAATTAAGCAAGGTATTGATGATGAAAAAATGATAATTTCAATTATATTAAATTATTTAAACCATCATGTGTTAAATAATGTTACCTATATTTTTTCAAAAAGTATATTGTGCAAAATGTATATCGCAAATACGGGAAAGCAAATAGATTTTTATAGAAAGAAAAATTATATTTTATATAAATTATTTTATAAATTAAGATATAAAAATCAACAAAGAATTTATAAAATAAGGCAATGGTTTTATTTAAAACAGCTTATGATAAAGTTTAGACACATTAATATTTAAAAATGAAACTGATGATATATATTTATGATTTTATCTTCATTTAGCATGTTTTTATTTATTCTTGTTTGTAAGAGTTTTGGATATTTGTTTATAAATTGATCGATGCTAAGCCAGTTATTTTGTAAATTTAATCTCCTATGTTTTGCAAAAGGAAAGTGATAATTATTTAATTCTGTGTGGTAAACATCTTTATTTTGAAATTTTAGTATTTCATATGAACAATAATTATTAACTTGTGTTTTATTTTTTATCTCATTCCAATCAGGATTGTCGCTATCAAGTGCAACTTCTTCCCAAATTATACATTCATCTTTTTTTAATAATCAATGGTCTATAACATCTATAAAATAATGAGGTGTTATATACACTTTTTAATTATCAATTGCAATGTTTATTCTTGCATAACTAACCACATCATTGTCCTTCTTAGGTATATAAAAACTTTTATATAATTTTTGAGCATCATAAATATGATCTACATCTATTTTTTAATAAGCCATTCTCCTTGAGGTATAAAAGAAGCTACATAATTATAATAATGATATAATTTATTTTCTTCTGATTTTGGATTTGAATTTCATAAGGGTATTTAATGGGTATAAAAGAAGGATATTGTTTACAAAATTCTAAAATAATTTCTTCACTCCCATCATCACAATCATTATATCCTATAACTCCTCTTTGTATAGCAGGTAATATACTTTCTAAGGATGCTCTTAAAGTAATAGCTTCATTTTTTACTCTAATAAAAGCCCAAGGATTAAGTGGAGATTTAATGTCTTTAGCTTTAGGATCAAAGTCAAAAAAACCCTTATTCCCCCCCATAAATATTTTTATTAATCTTGTAAAAATATTCGTTAGTATGATTTTGTATTTGATTGAGAATATTTTTTGGAAGTTTGGAATTTATTTTTTCCAAGCTAATAAGTTTATTATTTAAATTATGTCTTATTTTTTTTCTTAATGAACTAATAGGTATAAATACAAGCAATAAGTTGATGAAGTTTTTTCTTAATTTCATAATTTTATATCTTTATTTGTGTATAATTTAAAAAATAAAAAAGAAAGTATATATGAACAATCCTTTAATTTCTATTATCATACCTATTTATAATGTTGAGTCTTATTTAAAAGAATGTTTAGATAGTGTTGTAAATCAAAGTTATGCTAATTTAGATATTATCTTAATAGATGATGGAAGTACGGATAAGAGTTTAGATATAGCACTTCAATATTTAAGAAAAGATGAAAGAATATTTTTGATTTCCAAGGAAAATGGAGGGCAATCTTCAGCAAGAAATATGGGATTAGAATTTCTTAAAGGAACTAAATTAAGATCTTTTTTTGAAGAAGAACAAGATATACTTTCTTTTACTTCAACACATAGTTTTGAAAAAAATACAAAAATAATAAAAAAAGAGTATATTAAATCTAATTTTACTTTAATTGAAGAAAGATATATCAAAACAAAAATAGAAAATATCAATGATTTTATCATTCAAGAATTGCCTGATTGTATAATACATTTTTTAGATTCTGATGATTATTTTTTAAAAGATTGCATTAAACTTTGTGCAAAAGAAATGTTAGATAAAGATTTAGATATTTGCGCGCACAATCTTTGTAGATATATTCAAAATGAAAATAAAATAGATAAGAATCATTATTTTGAAATACCAAATAATATACCAAAAAGTAATTATAATTATGCTTTAGACGCAATAATTGATTGCAATAAATATTCATTTGTGTTTACTTGGCAAGGGAGTTTTAAATCTCATATTTTAAACCAATACAATCTTCGTTTTACTCATGGTATATACAATGAAGATAATGATTTTGGAATCATACTTTTTGCAATGGCTAATAAAATTTTATTTTTAAATGAAACATTGCTTGTTTATAGGGTAAGAAAGGATTCTTCAAGTTCTAAAAATATTGATAAAAAATGCAAAATGCCTAAATATTTAGAAGAAATAAGTTGTTATTTTAATGACAGTGATTTATTAAAAAAATATTATCATTGTTATTGTATAGTTAGATCTGGTATTATTATTAATAATTTTTATAATTCTTATTTAAAGAATAAGCAATATAAATATGATTGTTTTTTTATCAATTCTCTTGCTTGGCATTGTAATTTATTAAAAATTAATTTAAAAATAGATCCATTAAACATAGTTAAACTAGTCAAAATGGCTCATCCAAATAAATTATATTTATTAAAACATTGTTTATATTATTTGATAAGACATCCTAAAAAGATTAAAAACATAAAAAATTTGTTTTATTTATATAATTCTTCACTATAACTAGCAAAGCGTCTATGAAAGAAAAAATACTCCCAAGGTCTTTTTTTAATCATTGCTTCACAAGTTTGTGCTTGATAAAGTGTAAGTTCTTCTAGGGTAGTATTTCTTGGATCTTTGGGTTTGAAAAATTCTATACAAAATTGATTGAATTTATTTTTATAAACATAAACAGGAATGATTAGAGCATCACTTTTTTGTGCTATAAAGCTTGCACCCATTTGATAATTTACTTCTTTGTTGAAAAAACTGATTTTTATGCTTTCATTGTCTGTGCAATCTTGATCGGTTAGCAATCCTAAAGATCTTCCTCGCTTTAAAGCACTTAGCATTTGTTTTAAGCCGCCTTTTTTATCAATAAGTTGTATATTAAATTGAGTGCGATTTTGGCTTAAAATTTTATACATAACTTCACTTTTTAGTTTTTTCCCTACTATAGATATAGGTCCATATTTTGCCGCATAAGCAAGACTTAAAATTTCCCAATTTCCATAATGTGCTGTAGTAAAAATGATAGGACGCTTATTTGCTAAAGCTTGCGTTAAAAAGTTTTCATTGATAAATTGAACCTTATTGAGTATTTTTTCTTTTGTAGTATTTTGATTTTTTAAGCAGTCAATACCAAGTTGGGCAAAATTTTTATAGATTTTTAGAGCAATTTTATCGCGTTTTTTTTTATCATAAGCGGGAAAGCAAATTTGTAAATTAGTATCAATAATTTTACGGTGTTTTTTATTAAGATAAAAAGTAATTCTTGCAGTGATTAAGGCTAAAAAATTTAATATGAAATGAGGCATAAAAATAATAAAAAATTTTAAAATGAAATAAAGACTAAGGTATAAATTATCTTTATTTTTCATTAAGCAGGCTTTTAGCGAGTTTAAAGATATCTTCTTCTTCTATAAGTGTGATGCAAAAATCACTTTTATCAATGTGTTTAGCATCTTGGATCTTTTTACCCGCATCAATAATTTTATTAATATTAGTTTTAAAAGCATTCCTATGGCTAGGTGTAGCACCAAAAATAGTAATAGAAGGTTTGTTTAAAGCAAAAGCTAAGTGTGTTGGTCCGCTATCATTTCCTATGATCAAGTTCATCATTTTAGTAAAAGCCATAAGTTCTTCAAGGTTGAATTTGGGTGCTAAGCTTATATGAATTTCATCAATACCACTAAGATTTAAAACTTCTTTGGCAAAATTATGTTCTTTTGTATTACCCCAAGCTAGCCAAATTTTTGCTTTTTGGAATTCATTGATTAAAAGTTTGCATAATATAGCAAGTTTGGTTTTTGGATAAATTTTATTTTCTACGCTTGAACCTACATGTATGAGTATATTTTGCTTATTTTTATCAAGTTGTAATTTTTCATTTAAGGCTTCTTTTAAATTATTATTAATTTTAAAAACATCTTGTTTAAAGGCTAAATCTTTAGCACTAAAGTCTGTATTAAGCATAAAAGAAGCAAGACTTAAATATCTCACAAAAACATTTTCATTGTAATCAATGCTGAGCTTTTGATTATAAAAATTATGTGCAAAACTTTCTTTTAAACTTGCTTTATCAAAGCCAAAATTATTTTTACTTAAAATTCTACTTACAATAGAAGATTTTATGAGTCCTTGTAAATCCATAACAGCATCATAATGGTTTTTTCTTGCATTTAAAAGAATTTTGAGACTTTTAAGTATTTTTTTATCTTTTAAAGGTAAAGCATAAAGTTTATCTATTAAGGGATGATTTTTAAGTATGCCTTCAAATTTGATATCTACAAACCAATGAATTTCTATATCTTTTTTGAACTTTTTGATAAATTGTAAAACTGCTGCACTTTGTATAATATCTCCAAGCGCTGATAAACGAACGATTGCTATTTTCATGAAAGAACCTAATTATTGAAAATTTCTGATATGATTTTAGCAAAATTATTTAAAAAAAGGTTAAAAAATGATAAAAAATAAAGATTATATTTGTGTTTTTGATTGTGAAAGTGTACCTGATGCTGATCTTATTCGTAAAACTTTAAATTTTCAAGGAAGTGATTTAGAAGTAAGTTTACAAGCATTAAAATGGCAAAAAGAACAAAGCGGGAATGAGTTTTTGCCTTTACCTTATCATAAAATTATTAGCATTTGTGCGGTTTTAAGCGATAGTTTTGGAAAATTTATAAAAGTCAATAAAATTGAGGGAAATAGCGAAAAAGAAATGATTGCTAGTTTTTTTAATTTTATTGAAAAATATGAACCAAAATTAGTGAGCTTTAATGGTAAAAATTTCGATATGCCTGTACTTGTTTTAAGAGCTTTAAAATATAATATTAAAGCAGCTACTTATCTTGATACGCAAAGTGATAAATGGAATAATTATAAAACAAGATTTTCAGAACTTAAACATTGTGATTTGTATGAATCTTTGGGGGTAAATGGGCGTGGAATTAAACTTGATCTTATATGTTCTATGGCAGGTTTACCAGGAAAATATGATATACATGGGGATGCGGTGATGGAACTTTTTTATCAAGATAAACTTGAAAAAATTCATGAATATTGTGAAAGCGATGTTTTAAACACTTATATGCTTTTTTTAAAGTATGAATTGATTAAATCTAATGTGAATCAAGAAGATTATATTTATTTTCTTACTTGTATGTGTGATTATTTACGTTTAAAAAAGGCAAATAGGTCTTATATGGAAATTTTTATTGAGGCTTGTGAGACTGAAATCTTAAATTTTCAATCTTGAATATTAAAAAAAATATATTAAAATTTCTTTTAGTCTAAATTTTAAGATAAGGAAAGATTAATGAAAATTCTTATTAGCGGTGGTGCAGGTTATATTGGTTCTCATACTTTAAGGCAGTTTTTAAAAACCGATTATGAAATTAGTGTTTTAGATA from Campylobacter hepaticus includes:
- a CDS encoding glycosyltransferase family 2 protein, with the translated sequence MNNPLISIIIPIYNVESYLKECLDSVVNQSYANLDIILIDDGSTDKSLDIALQYLRKDERIFLISKENGGQSSARNMGLEFLKGTKLRSFFEEEQDILSFTSTHSFEKNTKIIKKEYIKSNFTLIEERYIKTKIENINDFIIQELPDCIIHFLDSDDYFLKDCIKLCAKEMLDKDLDICAHNLCRYIQNENKIDKNHYFEIPNNIPKSNYNYALDAIIDCNKYSFVFTWQGSFKSHILNQYNLRFTHGIYNEDNDFGIILFAMANKILFLNETLLVYRVRKDSSSSKNIDKKCKMPKYLEEISCYFNDSDLLKKYYHCYCIVRSGIIINNFYNSYLKNKQYKYDCFFINSLAWHCNLLKINLKIDPLNIVKLVKMAHPNKLYLLKHCLYYLIRHPKKIKNIKNLFYLYNSSL
- a CDS encoding lipid A biosynthesis lauroyl acyltransferase, with product MKNKDNLYLSLYFILKFFIIFMPHFILNFLALITARITFYLNKKHRKIIDTNLQICFPAYDKKKRDKIALKIYKNFAQLGIDCLKNQNTTKEKILNKVQFINENFLTQALANKRPIIFTTAHYGNWEILSLAYAAKYGPISIVGKKLKSEVMYKILSQNRTQFNIQLIDKKGGLKQMLSALKRGRSLGLLTDQDCTDNESIKISFFNKEVNYQMGASFIAQKSDALIIPVYVYKNKFNQFCIEFFKPKDPRNTTLEELTLYQAQTCEAMIKKRPWEYFFFHRRFASYSEELYK
- the waaC gene encoding lipopolysaccharide heptosyltransferase I, which translates into the protein MKIAIVRLSALGDIIQSAAVLQFIKKFKKDIEIHWFVDIKFEGILKNHPLIDKLYALPLKDKKILKSLKILLNARKNHYDAVMDLQGLIKSSIVSRILSKNNFGFDKASLKESFAHNFYNQKLSIDYNENVFVRYLSLASFMLNTDFSAKDLAFKQDVFKINNNLKEALNEKLQLDKNKQNILIHVGSSVENKIYPKTKLAILCKLLINEFQKAKIWLAWGNTKEHNFAKEVLNLSGIDEIHISLAPKFNLEELMAFTKMMNLIIGNDSGPTHLAFALNKPSITIFGATPSHRNAFKTNINKIIDAGKKIQDAKHIDKSDFCITLIEEEDIFKLAKSLLNEK
- a CDS encoding 3'-5' exonuclease, translated to MIKNKDYICVFDCESVPDADLIRKTLNFQGSDLEVSLQALKWQKEQSGNEFLPLPYHKIISICAVLSDSFGKFIKVNKIEGNSEKEMIASFFNFIEKYEPKLVSFNGKNFDMPVLVLRALKYNIKAATYLDTQSDKWNNYKTRFSELKHCDLYESLGVNGRGIKLDLICSMAGLPGKYDIHGDAVMELFYQDKLEKIHEYCESDVLNTYMLFLKYELIKSNVNQEDYIYFLTCMCDYLRLKKANRSYMEIFIEACETEILNFQS